The DNA region TACCCTTTAAGGAAGagagatcttttttatttttagattttaaacaATGTTTCCCACTGTGTGAGAAAAATTTAGTTACACTGTAAACATCTTAATGCAGTAAATGTAAAACTCCCTCCTCTCTACCTGCAGAGACATGGAGGTCCTGGCCAAAATGTATGCATTGGATGAACATTGAGATTATgaagtaataaaagaaaatgtgcaaaGCTTTGGTTTTAGCATCTTCTGATCAATTTTCCTCTCGTTAGAATTCAAAGATTCAAATACAGGAAGATTTGACATGGAAAATGAAAGCTCTGTGAACCTGGGGTACACCTCAAAACAAATGAACTTTaataaagtttatattatttatagtGTACATATtaattataagaaattatttaattagGGAGGGCCTTTGTTATTTGTATGTGTAATTCTCTGAACCTTCAGATAGTGGTTCACTCCATTACTTAATCTGTGTTAGATGACACGTGGTTTACTATAGTGCCTCACATACACATTATGACACTTTGAAGTCCATCTGTTGTTCACTTATGTGCTTTGCACTGGACTCTAGAGTTCTGGAACATAAATCATGTCTTGAAGTTCTGCATCTTTTGTGCCAGAAACTTAGTAGTCATCTAATTGAAATGGTTGAAGGAATGATTGTGTTGATTAATTGAGAAAAAAGGACTGAACTGATAAACAAGTATCAGCTTTGGGATCGTGATAAAAATTACCCTATTCATTTAGAATTTGAACCAGATTCTTCTTAGGTATTAGCTATTtaccttttataatttaaaactctTTTCAACTACTAATTAACTCAGAAAAATGTAGCTCCAGGGAATCAATCAGATACATCATTTCCACATCCATacaatattttagaaatacaatttaaCAGAGAAATGACACCACTAATAATGAACCTCTGTGGATAACCTCTCAATTCAGAGCTGCTATTTTGAGGAAAAACCCAAGAGAATACATCAAAACATGGTATAAGGTGGTGAAATATTTGCTGAGTTTTTTCATACCCTATATGAAATGCAAACATCaattttgattcctttctttttctctttagaaaataGTACTAATGGATCTGagagcataataataataaatatttataaaatgacattGCCCTAATCattatttaataatgtaaaaGATTCATTATTGAAGTATTAAAATCAGCTCTTCTTTTCTAGAACTTTTACTAATGTTTCATGGCATCCCACCACCCTTGTCCTCTTCTTTATCCTTTCTCTTACCCCTTTTTCCATTGCCTGAAGAAGAAATGTCTGAGGGAAGATTATAGGCAGGGCCTCCAAGTTTCAGGGTATCTTTTATTAGGTTTATCACGGCATATAAGAGACAAATAATGCAGCtgcagaggagaaaataaaaggttttgTTTTAGACATGTGGAGTGTGAAGCAATAGCATTATACCCAAATGGAAATATCTAGCAAACTAAAACTGTTATGAATTCAAATCATGAAAGTCGGAACTTGgtggaaaaaaaggaagtcatcTGTTTTGGAGCAATATCTAATGTAATGAGTGAGGATCAGAAGGTGGGTCCCTGAGAAAGTAAGTAAACATTTATGGAGATGAAAGGGGTCAGAAATCAGAGAAACATTCTAGAGAAAGCAGACAGAGATTCATATAAATTAATTACTATAGCACTAATACAGGATTTTTCTTTGAGGAGTCTGAAGCTTAATGTGGAGCACATATGAAAGCAGACGGGATGATGCAGTCTGATGAGATATTTAGAATTGAAGTCCGGTGGAGCTAGAAAAGTGGATAAGATGTCTTTTATATTACATGggaaaaaggtaattttaaaatccaccttgatatataaaatatatgtagctaTAGAAAAATAAGTGCTTTGTTATGTCTATGATTCTTGATATTTATTAATCttgccctctccctccccccaaaACAGAAAGTTCCTGAATTTGTGATAACAATGTAGCATAGAGGTTAACACCTTGGGTCTTGGTGCCAGATAGTCTGGAATTAAACTTTGACTATATTCCTCACTAATTGTGTGAATTTGGATAACAGTGTTATCTTCTAGGTTCTTGTAGTGATTAAACTGATATAATCCTTATAAAATGTCTAGCATTCACAAGCTTAACACTGTTTACTATTTTACCACTTATTTAATCTAGAATAATTACATTTAGCATGATTAAGTGGGActgtatcaaactaaaaagtttcttcacagcaaaggaaataatcaagaaaatgaaaaggcagtcTACAAAGTGGGAAAAAGCATTGACAAACTATGTGTTTGATaaaaggttaatatccaaaatatataaagaactcacaaACTcagtagaaaaaggaaaacaaataaataaaacaaaaacaaataacctaaatacaaaatgggcaaaggagcTAGACAgacttttttccaaagaaaacatacaaatggccaaaaggtatgtgaaaagatgctcaacatcattaatcatcacaGAAGTACAAAccaaaattataatgaaatatcacctcacacctatcAGGATGGctcttattaaaaagtcaaaagataatacatgttggcaaagatgtaggaaaaaaagagaatctttGTATATTGCTTGTAGACATGAAAAATTGGCACAGCCATTACAGAAAGCAGTAtggatgttcctcaaaaaattaaaaatggaattgccATATTATACaggaattccacttctgggtatatacccaaaagaaaacaaatcattatatTGAAGCGATATCTGTACTTTCATATTCATTTTGGAAttattaacaatagccaagatatggaaataaaCTAAGTGGCCATAAACAGattaatagataaagaaaatgtggtactcatatacatacattattatgccataaaaaaaaaaggaaattctgtcacttgaggcaacatggatgaacctggaggacattaagcttagtgaaataagccagatatagaaagacaaatactgtatgatctcacctATACATGGAATATGTATaaggggattctcctgcctcagcctcctgagtagctgggattacaggcgcacgccactacatctggctaatttttgtatatttagtagagacagaatttcaccatattggccaggctggtctcgaactcctgacctcgtgatccgcctgcctcgacctcccaaagttctgggattacaggcgtgagccaccatgccgtacctatttttctactttctaaagAGCAAGCACAATTTGCCCTACCCTGTAATGTGGGACATCCCTGCCCTGGAGCAGGTGCAACTGGAGTTTGGTGCGACTGAATTTCCAAGACACTAAGAGCATTGTGAAAGGAGCTGTCTGGACAGCATGACCAGCCACGACTGTCTGCAGGAAAAGGACTCAGCGTCCCTGTTTTGTGCTAACTATAGGTATCTGGTTAGGTAGAACAGGGAATTCAAAGTCAGAATATATGAGTGCAACTCAAGGTGTGTGCTATTAACTTCCTCCTGAAAAAATTTGAAGGGCTCTTGAAAGGTGGCAATGGCCCCTAGTTATTGAAAGGCACATGTTAGTGCCAGAGCTGGTCCTAGCAGTCCTGCTTAAATGATAAAAGGCTAATGGGAAGAAGATTAAGACTTTTTTAATGCAAGAGCGATAACTAGGGACAAGATGTGCTGGGAAGGAGAATTAACACTTTGAAACCCACTTTCACAAGcaagcacacatgtgcacacacatacacacacaaaggcaCAAGTGCAAAAAAAGTTACGAAGGCATTTACACAGCTGCAGCCATGAGTAAATGACCTCTGATATTTGTTGCTCTCATTGAACAATATCCCTATGATTTCAAATTCCTTGGTTTGTGTGCataagaaataaaccaaaatgtaTAAACATATTACCAACTAGGACATATTACCAACTCAACCTGGTATCCAAGATTAaattggaatatttatttttgtaaaaggaGAAAATTAGCCTATTGCAGGAAACAAGTCCATATTCAGAATATATGCATATTCATCATAACTAAAAGAAATCTAATTGTGACTTTACAATTCCTTAGAAATCTCTGTGAAGCAAATATTCCTGAGCCAGTAGTTTTGAATAATGTTTAACACTCAGAATTATTCATGCAATAAAATTCATGGTAATAATGAATTTTAgtgttaattttgaaaaaatgaggGTATTTATTCCCTAGTGTTTATTTGCTCTGAGAATGTGCTACTTTGTATTTCAGCTTCAACAGAGCTTTCTTCACCTCCTTGTTTCTCAGGGTGTACACAACAGGGTTGAGAAGGGGCGTCAGCACAGCGTAGAAAACGGCCACAACCCCATCCACAGCTTTCCTGGAGCCTGGTCTCAGGTAAATGAAAAGACCAGGACCAAAGAAGCAAAGGACCACGATACAGTGGGAGACACAGGTCTGAAAGGCTCTGCACCTCCCCTCTGAGGTGCGGATCCGCAGGACGGAATAGACAATGGACACGTAGGACACCACTATCAGAAGAAAGCAGCCCGAGGCCACTATTCCAACAGTCACAAAAATGACAATCTCAATGGCCGTGGTGTCTGCACAGGCCAGTTTCAGGATGGGTGGTGCATCACACAAATAGTGCTGGATCCGGTTGGGTCTACAGTAGGGCAAATGGAAAGTCAATATGATCTGGACAGCagaatgcagtgagccactgagccaagTGCCGATGGCCGGGAGAGCACAGGAGCGTCCCACTCATCACGCTGGTGTACCTAAGCGGGTAACTGATGGCTAGGTAGCGATCATAGGACATGACCGTGTAGAGGAAACACTCGGTGCTCTCCAGGAAGTGAAAGAAATAGCGCTGAGCCACACAGCTGTGGAAGGAGATAGCCCTGCCACTTGGGGACGCCAAGGTCATCAGCATTTTGGGCACCGTGACAGTGGAGAGCCACATGTCAATGAAGGACAGGTTGGTGAGAAAGTAGTACATGGGGGTGTGGAGGTGAGAATCCACCCTGATCACCAGCAGGATGAGGAGGTTCCCCAGCACAGTGAACACATAAATGACTAGGAAGGCTCCAAAGAGTGGGGTGTCCAGCGCTGGGGTATGGGGAAGGCCCGTGAGAATGAACGCTGTCACGAAGCTGCCGTTGGACATTTCTTCTCACCCTTGGTTTCTCTCCTTCTGGGGACATAAAGAGCACGCAGCATTTAGCGCTTAATTGAGAAATGAGAATCCATTCTCTATGTGGAAACTGCATCAACCAGGTAGATAATTCTGGAGTTATCACGGACTTCGCTTGTTACAAAGCTTCCTTTATAAACTGATAAAGTGATTTcctagtctctctctctgtctcacatatgcacacacagagacacatgtgGAAGAAATTAGGAGAAACACATTGTCTTATATTTCAATAGGTgtataaattaccacaaacttaactATCATAAAACATGCAAATTTATTGTCTCGCCCAGGTCAGCTGGGCCCTCTGTTTAGCTCTCATCAGGTTTTAATCAACATATCACGAAGGGCTGCAATCTCATCTGGGGCTGGGGATCATTCTCCAAGCTTCTTGTGGTTGTTGGCATGATTCAGTAccttcaaaaatgtttaatattccaAGTTACAGAGGCAATCGTGACAAGAAATGATTGCCCACGCCTTATAAATGATATTGGGCTATAACAGCTCAGTGTATCAGGCCAGTAgtttggtttcaggatgatggTTCATTTCCTGGATGACTGCCTAACTAAATGTCACTGGGACCTCACAGTAGGAACACACATTTCTTCAAACATCCTAAATTTTGAATGGTCATTCCCTGCTGTGATACTAGCTAGTTAACTATTTATTTCAATGATCTTGAAATCCTTTTCCTCTTCACTGACCCCTGCCAAATAGTAACTAACCTTGGAACACGTAATTCTAACTCCTAAATTGGACCTCTTTAGTCATTCACGTCTAACTTCATTCAAGGCCTCTAATGATTCCTGTATCTGACAGCTCTTTCTCCATGTGATGTCAGATCTCTATATCTGATAGCTCTCTCAGGACTTCTGGGCCCCTTGGTTCTTTCACTCAAGTAGGCCCCAGGGTCAAGGGTCAAACAAATAGATGATTCCATGGCAGTTGGCAGTCCTGACAGCAGGCTGTCCCTGATAGATACAGAagtggggaagggtgggagtTATGTATCTTCTCTATTTTATAGACTACTTCAACTTCTACTGCTGCCAATGCCTCAGCAACCACTGAAAGTTCAGATATCATCCTTCCTGTAACTAATCACTCAAGGAAGAGATCTACGAAATAGTGGTGGTGGTTCCAGCTAAAAATTTTCACTCGTAATGGTGCATGTTTCAAATAGAAGTATCCAGGGTATGAACATACTTTTGTCCTCCTGGGCCGTAGTCTTAATGGTGATGGGAATCACCTTAGATGAATGGGTTGAATTGATTTCAGAAGACTGAAGGAATCAAGATAAACCACAGTCCATGGATGATATGTTGCCCTGCTGTTTGGCCAGAAGGTCAGAACTGTACTTTAGAAAGAGATGGGTGGAAAGGAAGGGTGTGTCCTTAACTTTGCTTTCCTTAACTTGCATTAATCTCACTAATGTACCTATTATTTTCTGGTGCAGCTTCTCAAGTTGCAGTGTTCTTCCTTCCATAGTCAATGCAGTCAAGGCAGATTCCAAAATCTCACCATTTAGGTGTTCTGGAGAAAAGTTTATATGTTCACAGCCTTAACTGCTGGGCATTTGAGAAGTCTCAGCAGTAGCAGCAGGGTGATCCACACAACTAGACATGTGGGTAAGAAAGAAAGGTAACTGGCATTAAATAGTCTGTATTGCCACTAGATGATAGGATGAATTGGGGTATTTAACAAGAAATGAATTTGAAGAAAATGATAGAAGAGAAAGACACATAGAGAGACGTCAGGATAGAGAACAATTGTTTCTGGTTCTCTTATTCAGCTTAAGGTTCCCCTGCTTCTTTGTTATTTTGCAACTTCTTTCTTATTGTTTAATCAAATCTTTCACCCTATTCCAATTTTCACGTAGAGATTTCTGGACCCCAGGTAGAAATGAGTCTAGAAGAAATATCTGTACTCTCAAAACAGCTTTTGCTTTCCAACAGATGACCTGAAAGTGGTCAGGATTATGATGATGTCGGTCCTtggcctttccttcctccttaacTTCATCCTGGGTATGAAATTCACCTATCTGATTCCTCAAAATAAATCTATACAACTCTTCACTGCTATCCTCAGTTTCTCCTCAGGTAACTTCCTGGCTCCCCTAACACAGGCTTGTAGGTGTACTTTGACGGGTGGGTTCAGGCTGCAGTCtctgaaaacatatatatatatatatatatatatgtttatatataaaaaaccatatatatgtttatatataaaaaacctatatatgtataaaaccatatatatgtttatatatttatgttttcatatatgtttatatgtttatatgtgtgtgtgtatgtgtgtgtgtgtgtgtatatgtgtgtgtgtgtgtgtgtgtgtgtgtgtgtgtgtgtatatatatatatatatctgtagcTTCTGAGTTAGATCTACCATAAAAGCAGGAGCAGGATCAGTCTTTGGGCAAGGTGCAGTTGGACCgggtggaggttgggaagtcAAGTGTATATGGAATGAAGACTTGCATCAAGGAGCCAAAGTTCCTcagaaaggacttttttttttccttttgtccttttGTCCTTTTGACATCAGGTATCCTTCTGCTCTGGGCACTCACGCTATATCACAATAAGCTGAAGCAAGGCCAATCCATGCACTTCTCTAGTTATAGGATCACCTGGATCATGAATACTGCTTACTTAAACGTTTTCTTCTTGTCTGTCTGTGGTGAGTGTCTCCAGGGCCCTTGAAGGGTGTTAAGAACCAATCCATCCCCGACAGAGGAAAGGGTAAAAAGATGGGATAGGAGAATAGAGGGAAAAGTGCCAAACCTTGCATTTTAAAAGGCTGCAGCTCACCTGGATTCATTCTCTGATGACAGTTCTTCCAAGAAGAGTGGGAGGTCAGGCTTATGCGAGATGtctgctgtgcctggcctcagaggGTAGCTCCTCATCTCTGccttttattttgcctttcacACCCTCCCCCACTTTAGGGTAGAGATAACCATCAAAGTTATGACCAAGGTGGGTGTCTGAGACACAATgctcagccactgtggagagGAACAGTGACCCTGGGAGTACAGTGTAGTGTCAAGGCAGTTTGAGGGCAGAGAGAATATCTGATGCTAGATGGCCATCTACCAAAACCGAAGTCTCTCCTTTCCTaagaagtctttaaaaattcatttgtaatTACACTTCCTAACCCAAAAAGAAGCAtgttctctttcaaaaaaaaatcctcaatttTCTTAAGCTGAGCAGAATTTAAGCTATTGTACATACACTTCCAGTTTTTTCCACTAAAGCATTCACCACCCAGATGGCTTTGGGTAGTTAAAAGGGATCCACTGGGCTTTGGGTCAGGGTCTTAAGCCAAATTGGAGGGAATTGCTTCTGACTCTCCATTGTCCCTTCATCCCACTCCCTGGAATCTCTTTTCCCTAGGAATCCTCTCTCTCCTAGAGTGCAAGTTGTCTACCAGTAGCTCTACCTGCCTGAACATCCATACATCTGACACAGAATGTAAGGAATCTGAGAAGTCTATCGAAGGTATTTCATTACCAGAACACACTGCAATGCCTCGTAGCATTGTCCGTGCACACACTGTGAACTCAAAGGAAGACATCCTAAACAAACAAGTTCAAACACGTCGCGTAACCTGGGCTCTGTGATTTGGCAATCTATTTCTTGCAGTATATGCTCATCTTTATGGAAAAAGCTTTGTGGGTGTGTGCTGTGTCTCCAACCATGTTGTCTCTATTTGGAATTATAGTCGGGGTTTGTAAAAAGATCTGGaagatggttttttaaaaaatcctggccTGCTGAACAAATAGTTTCTTCTGCAACATTTGTTGttaatacaataaatattataatgtaAATAATACTTTCTGTATTGTTAAGTCTATGCATCACAAACACTTATAATAATATATGATAGTTTTATTGtattgtgaaatatttcaaacataccTAAGAAATACAAAACGATGATCAAACACCTATGTACACATCACCcaactttataaaatttaaacattatttcctGAAGAAGTTTTTCAattaaatttatagatataaCTGATGTTCCTCTAAAAACTTCTCTAATTTCATTTCCCTCTCTTGTTTCCTATCATAAAACACTTTTAAGAATGCATTGCTGATGATTCACACTCACGTTGACATTTTCATTACAAATTTATGcatctataaaaattatatagacCAGCTTTTCAAATGTGCGAAAGTTGGTAACTATAACACTGTAGAGATcatgttgtatttattttaataaattgatgAAATAAATCTTCTAATTATTTTAGAATTCCTGAATCTATCTATATAAGCAGAACTTGGTTCCTTCATGCCTTTTTGTGGTTCATACTTTGtggtgctaaataatattccattgtaagaatgtaccacagtttgcttatctatttcacctattgaaggacatcttagttGTTTCCAAGTTTGGgtagttatgaataaagctgttataaactcctgtgtgcaggtttttgtatgaACATAAGCTTTCAACTTTTTGGGGTAAATCCCAAGGAAGATGATTGCTGGCTTATATGAGAAGaatgtgtttagttttgtaaaaaacttccaaactgtcttccaaagtggctataccattttgcattctaccagcaatatatgagagttcctGCCACAcaacatccttgccagcatttgatgttgtcagtattttgaattttgacCATTTTAATAGGTGTGAATATGTctcgttgttttaatttgcaattctctagtgatatataatatgaaaagcatcttttcatatggttTCTTGGCATCCATGAGGTATCTGTTCCATTCTTTTGCCCTGTTTGTAatcagctttttcatttttttgttgagtctttaaatgttatttgtgtattttggataatAGTCCTTTACCAGATATATCTTGCAAATGCTATCTCCCGTCCCGTGGTTTGTATTTTCATTCTTGACAATGTCTTTTGTAGCAcactagtttttaattttaataaagtccagctTATTAATTCTTATTGTGCCTTCAGTGTTCTATCAAAAAGTCATCATCATGCCCAaattcatctagattttcttctgtcttatcttctagttttatctgtttccacgattcatttttatttaatttttgtggaagGTATAAGGTGTGTGTTCAGATTTCTCTGTTTGCATGATGATGTCCAGTTGTtctggcaccatttgttgaaaagcctTCATTGAATTTACTTTGCTCctgagtctatttctgggctctctgctcTATTCCATtgatgtatttgtcttttttttttttcactagtaccacattgtcttgatcACTACAGCTTCATAGTAAGtcctgaagtcaggtaatgtcagTCCTCTCACTTTGTTCTTCTGAAATATTatgttggctattctgagtcttttgcgTCTCCCTATAAACTTGAGAATCCACTTGTCAATGTCCACAAAATAATTTGCTGAGATTTTTATTGGAATAtgttgaaatacatatatatataaagttaggCAAAattgacatcttgacaatattgagtcttcctatccatgaacatgtaatatatatccatttactgaattatttcattttttgtcacagttttataattttcctcatGGATTTTGTTacagttggtgcaaaagtaattgtggttcttaccattacttttaatggcaaaaagccacaattacttttacacGAACATAGTATTCTGTTAGATTTATAGCTAAGTATTTTAacttggggggcggagcaagatggccgaataggaacagctccagtctccaagcgcgagcgacacagaagaccggtgatttctgcattttcaactgaggtactggggtcatctcactggggagtgccggacaattggtgctggtcagctgctgcagcccgaccagcgagaactgaagcagggcgaggcattgcctcacctgggaa from Rhinopithecus roxellana isolate Shanxi Qingling chromosome 15, ASM756505v1, whole genome shotgun sequence includes:
- the LOC104656752 gene encoding LOW QUALITY PROTEIN: olfactory receptor 10G8 (The sequence of the model RefSeq protein was modified relative to this genomic sequence to represent the inferred CDS: deleted 1 base in 1 codon) encodes the protein MSNGSFVTAFILTGLPHTPALDTPLFGAFLVIYVFTVLGNLLILLVIRVDSHLHTPMYYFLTNLSFIDMWLSTVTVPKMLMTLASPSGRAISFHSCVAQRYFFHFLESTECFLYTVMSYDRYLAISYPLRYTSVMSGRSCALPAIGTWLSGSLHSAVQIILTFHLPYCRPNRIQHYLCDAPPILKLACADTTAIEIVIFVTVGIVASGCFLLIVVSYVSIVYSVLRIRTSEGRCRAFQTCVSHCIVVLCFFGPGLFIYLRPGSRKAVDGVVAVFYAVLTPLLNPVVYTLRNKEVKKALLKLKYKVAHSQSK
- the TMEM225 gene encoding LOW QUALITY PROTEIN: transmembrane protein 225 (The sequence of the model RefSeq protein was modified relative to this genomic sequence to represent the inferred CDS: deleted 1 base in 1 codon), which encodes MVHVSNRSIQGMNILLSSWAVVLMVMGITLDEWVELISEDEGIKINHSPWMICCPAVWPEDDLKVVRIMMMSVLGLSFLLNFILGMKFTYLIPQNKSIQLFTAILSFSSGILLLWALTLYHNKLKQGQSMHFSSYRITWIMNTAYLNVFFLSVCGILSLLECKLSTSSSTCLNIHTSDTECKESEKSIEGISLPEHTAMPRSIVRAHTVNSKEDILNKQVQTRRVTWAL